A part of Sulfurimonas sp. HSL-1716 genomic DNA contains:
- a CDS encoding head-tail connector protein, which produces MSAVTLVEAKAHLRVLDETDDDYIQALIDVAEAQAEEITSRNLLETTNVFYLDDYVGNFELPKSPLIAVDSIEYIPYGNSAYVTLDSTLYEVDDSCEPPRVRFFEGLYVADLFKAIKITYRSGYADAASVPKPIKQWVLIRVATVYENREDIIVGTINSVIKSDYNDFLLSKYRVGRL; this is translated from the coding sequence ATGAGTGCCGTAACATTAGTTGAAGCAAAAGCACATCTTAGAGTCTTAGACGAAACGGATGATGATTATATTCAAGCTTTGATAGATGTTGCGGAAGCTCAGGCAGAGGAGATCACATCTCGCAATCTGCTTGAGACTACTAATGTTTTTTATCTAGATGACTATGTAGGCAACTTTGAACTTCCAAAGTCACCGCTCATAGCAGTAGACAGCATAGAGTATATACCGTACGGAAATAGTGCCTATGTGACTTTAGACAGTACGCTTTATGAAGTAGATGACAGTTGTGAGCCTCCACGGGTTCGCTTTTTTGAAGGTCTCTATGTAGCGGACTTATTTAAAGCCATAAAAATCACATATCGTTCAGGGTATGCAGATGCAGCGAGTGTACCAAAACCGATAAAACAATGGGTTCTCATCCGAGTAGCTACTGTGTATGAAAATAGAGAAGATATCATCGTTGGAACTATTAACTCTGTCATTAAGAGTGACTATAACGATTTTCTTCTTTCAAAGTACAGGGTAGGTCGACTATGA
- a CDS encoding phage head closure protein, which produces MRSGNLKHKVEIKQHTGTRDTFGGVADDDVLFATVYVSIVPLSGKEYFVSKSVNSEVTHQIEMRFIPGVTPDMKIVYGTREFDINSVINVREANKTLQIMATEVTSG; this is translated from the coding sequence ATGAGAAGCGGAAACCTAAAACACAAAGTAGAGATCAAACAGCATACAGGAACAAGAGACACGTTCGGCGGTGTAGCAGATGATGATGTACTTTTTGCAACGGTTTATGTATCCATAGTCCCATTATCAGGAAAAGAGTATTTTGTGAGCAAAAGCGTAAACTCTGAAGTGACACATCAGATCGAGATGAGATTCATACCTGGCGTAACGCCTGATATGAAGATCGTCTACGGCACAAGAGAGTTTGACATCAACTCGGTCATAAATGTACGCGAAGCAAATAAGACATTGCAGATCATGGCTACGGAGGTCACAAGTGGTTGA
- a CDS encoding HK97-gp10 family putative phage morphogenesis protein, whose product MVEATLIGEDEMLNVLKNFSHNVQKRLMRQAVRSGAKVIMEDIKRRVPVDTGSLRDSLDVVKRKSKDKNEIYYSVLPRASKKKTKKFKLKDGTRWKIKGEVAAGWYAHFVEFGTSHSAPHPFMRPAISKADEALEQVKKTLQKGVSNEFERSKR is encoded by the coding sequence GTGGTTGAGGCTACTCTTATCGGTGAAGATGAGATGTTAAACGTCTTGAAAAACTTTTCGCATAATGTTCAAAAAAGACTTATGCGTCAAGCAGTGAGATCAGGTGCAAAAGTCATCATGGAAGATATTAAGAGGCGTGTTCCAGTAGATACAGGAAGTCTAAGAGACAGCCTTGATGTAGTAAAGAGAAAGAGCAAAGATAAAAATGAGATCTATTACTCAGTTCTCCCGAGAGCGAGTAAGAAAAAAACAAAAAAGTTCAAATTAAAAGACGGGACAAGGTGGAAGATAAAAGGTGAAGTCGCTGCAGGATGGTACGCGCATTTTGTAGAGTTCGGAACATCGCACAGCGCTCCTCATCCATTTATGCGACCTGCAATATCAAAGGCAGATGAAGCATTAGAACAGGTAAAAAAAACGCTTCAAAAAGGCGTATCAAACGAGTTTGAAAGGTCAAAAAGATGA